Proteins from one Streptomyces sp. NBC_00390 genomic window:
- a CDS encoding serine hydrolase domain-containing protein, with product MKRTRTALLCAAILIAATLQIAATLQIRAGVAAPDREQRVCAGSSKPAGQARQVVDVAKRAQKDLDLEAVLLRVTEGGKEIVTAALGESMTGVPATAAMNFRAGSVAIAYMGTILLQLVDEKKAGLDDPVSRWLPDVPHGAEITLRDLGSSTSGLRDYVTDPAFIAAFYANPFRQWTPEQVLAFSLSHPLWYEPGTNWSYSHANFQFLGAALEKISGEPLDKLLEKRVLGPLGLHGTRNSFTPEIPSPVLHSFDAERGTYEESTFWNPSWTTAPGAVITTNICDLARSAQAIGSGELLSKRAYEVQLNPGTVGLGRPTSTCPASVCRRNTEAMHFGVGLIVEKGWILQNPSFAGYAAVQAYLPAERLSVAVATTVGRKAPGNNTAQTVAQRIAELLAPGHPLTNG from the coding sequence ATGAAACGAACCCGGACGGCGCTGCTCTGCGCCGCCATCCTGATCGCGGCGACTCTCCAGATCGCGGCGACTCTCCAGATCAGGGCCGGAGTCGCCGCCCCCGACCGAGAACAACGCGTCTGTGCCGGCTCCTCGAAACCCGCAGGTCAGGCCCGCCAGGTTGTCGACGTCGCAAAGCGGGCCCAGAAGGACCTCGACCTCGAAGCGGTGCTCCTGCGGGTCACTGAGGGCGGCAAGGAGATCGTCACCGCCGCACTCGGCGAGTCCATGACCGGCGTCCCCGCCACAGCGGCCATGAACTTCCGGGCCGGATCGGTGGCCATCGCCTACATGGGCACCATCCTGCTCCAGCTCGTCGACGAGAAGAAGGCCGGCCTCGACGACCCCGTCTCCCGCTGGCTGCCCGACGTTCCGCACGGGGCCGAGATCACTCTGCGCGACCTCGGCAGTTCCACCTCGGGCCTCAGGGACTACGTCACCGACCCCGCATTCATCGCCGCGTTCTACGCCAACCCCTTCCGGCAGTGGACGCCCGAGCAAGTCCTCGCCTTCTCGCTCAGCCACCCCCTGTGGTACGAGCCCGGCACCAACTGGAGCTACTCGCACGCCAACTTCCAGTTCCTCGGCGCCGCCCTCGAGAAGATCAGCGGCGAACCGCTGGACAAGCTGCTCGAGAAACGCGTCCTGGGCCCCCTCGGACTGCACGGCACCCGCAACAGCTTCACCCCCGAGATCCCCTCACCCGTCCTGCACTCCTTCGACGCCGAACGCGGCACCTACGAGGAATCCACTTTCTGGAATCCCTCGTGGACCACTGCGCCCGGCGCGGTCATCACGACGAACATCTGCGACCTGGCCCGCTCGGCCCAGGCCATCGGCAGCGGAGAACTGCTCTCGAAGCGCGCCTACGAAGTGCAGCTCAACCCCGGGACCGTCGGCCTCGGCCGCCCCACCTCCACCTGTCCCGCCAGCGTCTGCCGGCGGAACACCGAGGCCATGCACTTCGGGGTGGGCCTCATCGTGGAGAAAGGCTGGATCCTGCAGAACCCGTCGTTCGCCGGATATGCCGCCGTCCAGGCCTACCTCCCCGCCGAACGGCTCTCCGTCGCGGTCGCCACGACCGTGGGGCGCAAGGCCCCCGGGAACAACACGGCCCAGACCGTCGCCCAGCGCATTGCCGAACTCCTCGCCCCCGGACACCCACTGACGAACGGGTGA
- a CDS encoding DUF2079 domain-containing protein, protein MMLSLRIHQQMLSYSYDLGIFEQVVRSYAEGHLPVSELRGPDYPVLGEHFSPILALLTPFYMLWPSPMLLLVAQALLIAISVVPLTFWARRALGDEAAAFIGVSYGLSWGIAAAVGFDFHEVAFAAPLLAFSLTALGENRSRTAVFWVLPLVLIKEDLGLMVAVIGIIIACRGERKLGFLTIAYGLGATALEMLVIMPALAPSDSYFHFSWLSSSGGNGPGDLLYRYTIGLITPQQKITTLLLLLSPTLFLALRSPLLWVALPTVLWRFASNLSSHWDTFGHYSLVLMPIVFAAFIDALRKRRARKGSVRRYTVGAAAICLLLLPHFPMWKIIQASTWRTDPRIAVAHSMMSQIPDGATVQTSNQLGPHLTGRTSVSLLGYFSSRPDPQWIMVDTWVTPDRRWPLNAFQERSLLDNARARGYRTVDAREGFVLLSR, encoded by the coding sequence ATGATGCTGTCGTTGCGCATCCACCAGCAAATGCTCTCCTACAGCTATGACTTGGGAATCTTCGAACAGGTCGTCCGTTCCTATGCCGAAGGACACCTGCCGGTATCCGAACTGAGAGGACCGGACTACCCGGTCCTGGGAGAACATTTCTCCCCCATCCTGGCCCTCTTGACTCCTTTCTACATGCTGTGGCCGTCGCCGATGCTCCTGCTCGTGGCGCAGGCATTGCTGATCGCCATCAGCGTGGTGCCCTTGACCTTCTGGGCACGCCGAGCACTTGGGGACGAGGCAGCCGCGTTCATCGGCGTCAGCTACGGCCTCTCCTGGGGTATTGCCGCGGCGGTGGGCTTCGACTTCCATGAAGTGGCGTTCGCAGCCCCCTTGCTCGCCTTCTCGCTGACCGCTCTTGGAGAGAACCGGTCACGTACCGCGGTGTTCTGGGTACTGCCTCTGGTTCTGATCAAGGAAGACCTCGGACTGATGGTGGCCGTGATCGGCATCATCATTGCCTGCCGCGGGGAACGAAAGCTCGGATTCCTCACGATCGCGTACGGTCTGGGCGCCACCGCACTCGAGATGCTGGTGATCATGCCGGCCCTGGCTCCCAGCGACTCCTACTTCCACTTCTCCTGGCTGAGCAGTTCCGGAGGCAACGGGCCGGGGGATCTGCTGTACCGGTACACGATCGGGCTCATCACCCCGCAGCAGAAGATCACCACCCTCCTGCTCCTTCTGTCCCCGACTCTCTTTCTGGCCCTGCGATCCCCGCTGCTGTGGGTTGCGCTGCCCACCGTTCTCTGGCGCTTCGCTTCGAACCTTTCGTCCCACTGGGACACGTTCGGACACTACTCGCTCGTCCTGATGCCCATCGTCTTCGCGGCTTTCATCGATGCCCTGCGGAAACGACGCGCAAGGAAAGGCAGCGTACGGAGATACACCGTGGGCGCCGCCGCGATCTGCCTCCTGCTGCTCCCGCACTTTCCCATGTGGAAGATCATCCAGGCTTCCACATGGCGGACCGACCCCCGAATCGCCGTTGCTCACAGCATGATGAGCCAGATCCCCGACGGTGCCACCGTTCAGACCTCGAACCAGCTGGGGCCTCATTTGACCGGCCGTACCAGTGTGAGTCTCCTCGGCTACTTCAGCAGCCGCCCCGACCCTCAATGGATCATGGTGGACACCTGGGTGACACCGGATCGACGATGGCCGCTGAATGCATTCCAGGAGAGAAGTCTTCTCGACAACGCCCGCGCTCGCGGATATCGAACGGTGGACGCACGAGAGGGCTTCGTACTGCTCAGCCGTTGA
- a CDS encoding class I SAM-dependent methyltransferase: protein MRIPRQLAVTINHGLDEWVPPAIRDAKWFMRPAMKALFRDRTDDFATFKDKAFGLSEREFSDVYRRVAPVLIDRETDLNHRCIQRILGAVAGSTVLEAGTGRGYLSGLLSRSFDVTGTDIIVPVEVRERYPRVTFQEANVESLPFPDDSFDTVVCTHTLEHVQNLQAAVRELRRVAKDRLIIVVPRQRPYKHSFDLHIHFFPYAWSLQSHFGYRDHCRVTLIGDWFYVEDNPVAELGDHRRSLRHQPLPQRG from the coding sequence ATGAGGATCCCGCGCCAGCTGGCCGTCACCATCAACCACGGTCTCGACGAGTGGGTACCCCCGGCCATCCGGGACGCCAAGTGGTTCATGCGCCCCGCCATGAAGGCACTGTTCCGCGACCGGACGGACGACTTCGCCACCTTCAAGGACAAGGCATTCGGCCTGAGCGAGCGGGAGTTCTCCGATGTGTACCGCCGGGTCGCGCCGGTCCTCATCGACCGCGAGACGGACCTCAACCACAGGTGCATTCAGCGGATCCTGGGGGCCGTCGCGGGCAGCACGGTGCTCGAGGCAGGTACCGGGCGCGGCTATCTCTCCGGGTTGCTGAGCCGCAGTTTCGATGTCACGGGAACGGACATCATCGTCCCGGTCGAGGTACGCGAGCGTTACCCTCGGGTCACGTTCCAGGAGGCCAATGTCGAGTCGCTGCCTTTCCCCGACGACTCCTTCGACACGGTTGTGTGCACCCACACCCTGGAGCATGTGCAGAACCTGCAGGCCGCCGTACGGGAATTGCGGCGGGTCGCCAAGGACCGGCTGATCATCGTGGTTCCGCGGCAGCGTCCGTACAAGCACAGCTTCGATCTGCACATTCACTTCTTTCCCTACGCCTGGTCCCTGCAGTCGCACTTCGGTTACCGCGACCACTGCCGGGTCACGTTGATCGGCGACTGGTTCTACGTCGAGGACAACCCCGTGGCGGAGCTGGGCGATCACCGCCGATCTCTCCGTCATCAGCCCCTGCCGCAACGAGGGTGA
- a CDS encoding SAM-dependent methyltransferase, which translates to MSRVTDEADLLARIDTSRPHTARIWNYWTGGKDNYVVDREAGDQIRELHPGIGEYALADRRFLGRSVRYLAAEAGIRQFLDIGTGLPSADNTHEVAQRVTPDARIVYVDNDPLVLAHARALLTSSPEGRTDYLDADLRDVDTILERAAQTLDFKQPVALMLLGVVIFVEDHEESYDVVRRLMDALPSGSHLVLSHTITSPAMPDVDAAVAFWNEHGTPKLTQRTPEQVERYFDGLELLAPGVVSCNRWRPDAGDPANPDEVAMFGGVGRKR; encoded by the coding sequence CTGTCGCGCGTGACCGATGAAGCGGACCTCCTCGCCAGGATCGACACCTCCCGCCCGCACACCGCTCGGATCTGGAACTACTGGACCGGCGGCAAGGACAACTACGTGGTCGACCGCGAAGCCGGTGACCAGATCCGGGAGCTGCATCCCGGGATCGGCGAGTACGCCTTGGCCGACCGCAGGTTCCTCGGGCGCTCGGTGCGGTATCTCGCGGCCGAGGCCGGGATCCGGCAGTTCCTGGACATCGGTACGGGGCTGCCGAGCGCCGACAACACCCATGAGGTGGCCCAGCGCGTCACGCCCGATGCGCGGATCGTGTACGTCGACAACGACCCGCTCGTCCTCGCGCACGCCCGCGCCCTGCTCACCAGTTCGCCCGAGGGCCGCACCGACTATCTCGACGCCGATCTGCGCGACGTCGACACGATCCTGGAGCGCGCGGCGCAGACACTGGACTTCAAGCAGCCCGTCGCGCTGATGCTGCTGGGCGTGGTCATCTTCGTCGAGGACCATGAGGAGTCGTACGACGTCGTGCGCCGGCTCATGGACGCGCTGCCGTCCGGCAGCCATCTCGTGCTGTCCCACACGATCACCAGTCCGGCGATGCCCGATGTGGACGCGGCGGTCGCGTTCTGGAACGAGCACGGCACGCCCAAGCTCACCCAGCGCACGCCGGAGCAGGTGGAGCGTTACTTCGACGGCCTGGAGCTGCTGGCACCCGGTGTGGTGTCGTGCAACCGCTGGCGGCCGGACGCGGGCGACCCGGCGAACCCGGACGAGGTGGCGATGTTCGGCGGGGTGGGCCGCAAGCGGTAG
- a CDS encoding C40 family peptidase, which yields MRKAWLVAGASIGLCLSFVALLVVGTYSAAAGLIGGAGGKNGAVGLAKGAVPARYQPLVQKWGNLCPAINPALLAAQLYQESGWNPRAQSQAAAQGIAQFIPGTWATHGIDGDKDGDRDVWDPADAIPSAASYDCELAGYVKKAPGDPTDNMLAAYNAGAYAVIKYGGVPPYRETQNYVKVIRTLEKSFARPVGRVEPSRQAAGAIYFAQQKLGTKYLWGGNGTPEQGGRFDCSGLTQAAYRTVGIELPRVANDQYNAGPHPARDELLPGDLVFFSDDLTNSRAIRHVGLYVGGGYMINAPYTGAVIRFDKIDTPDYFGATRVTEDGARALPTDLPADAPEAAPEA from the coding sequence GTGCGTAAGGCGTGGCTGGTCGCGGGAGCGTCGATCGGGCTGTGTCTGAGCTTCGTCGCGCTGCTCGTCGTCGGCACGTACTCCGCCGCCGCCGGGCTGATCGGCGGGGCGGGCGGCAAGAACGGGGCCGTCGGGCTGGCCAAGGGGGCCGTGCCCGCCCGGTATCAGCCGCTCGTGCAGAAGTGGGGCAATCTCTGCCCCGCCATCAACCCCGCGCTGCTCGCCGCCCAGCTCTACCAGGAGAGCGGCTGGAACCCCCGGGCGCAGAGCCAGGCCGCCGCGCAGGGCATCGCGCAGTTCATCCCCGGCACCTGGGCCACGCACGGCATCGACGGGGACAAGGACGGTGACCGCGACGTGTGGGACCCGGCCGACGCGATTCCGTCCGCCGCCTCGTACGACTGCGAGCTCGCCGGGTACGTCAAGAAGGCGCCGGGCGATCCGACCGACAACATGCTGGCCGCGTACAACGCGGGGGCGTACGCGGTCATCAAGTACGGCGGAGTCCCGCCGTACCGTGAGACGCAGAACTATGTGAAGGTCATCCGCACCCTCGAGAAGAGCTTCGCCCGGCCCGTCGGGCGGGTCGAGCCGTCGCGGCAGGCGGCCGGGGCCATCTACTTCGCGCAGCAGAAGCTCGGTACCAAGTACCTCTGGGGCGGGAACGGAACGCCCGAGCAGGGTGGGCGGTTCGACTGTTCCGGGCTCACCCAGGCCGCGTACCGGACGGTGGGGATCGAGCTGCCGCGCGTCGCCAACGACCAGTACAACGCGGGACCGCATCCCGCGCGCGACGAACTGCTGCCGGGGGACCTCGTCTTCTTCTCCGACGACCTGACCAATTCTCGCGCCATCCGGCATGTGGGGCTCTATGTTGGCGGCGGGTACATGATCAACGCTCCGTACACCGGGGCGGTGATCCGGTTCGACAAGATCGACACACCGGACTATTTCGGCGCGACCCGTGTCACAGAGGACGGCGCCCGGGCACTGCCCACCGACCTTCCGGCTGACGCTCCCGAGGCCGCGCCGGAAGCATGA
- a CDS encoding phosphatase PAP2 family protein gives MAGLAATVAANGSNPDVGLLYDINGLAKDAPEWFDRTMEFVGEYGIMLALVLVVLWCWWSVRRRGSADDSVSAVAGLIWAPLAAGVALLINIPIRGFVERPRPFVNHTGLEVLVDGKTDYSFVSDHATMAMAIAAGLFVAHRGFGLAALALAMAEGFCRVYMGVHYPTDVVGGFALGTAVALLLAPLALALLTPLVSAVAGSGRFGRLVRSRKAGAGGPSPEAVGIPEPRTAGTGDDESDLAA, from the coding sequence ATGGCTGGACTCGCAGCGACAGTCGCCGCGAACGGGTCGAACCCGGATGTCGGCCTGCTCTACGACATCAACGGTCTGGCCAAGGACGCCCCTGAGTGGTTCGACCGGACCATGGAGTTCGTCGGCGAGTACGGCATCATGCTCGCCCTGGTCCTGGTGGTCCTGTGGTGCTGGTGGAGCGTGCGCCGGCGCGGCAGTGCCGACGACTCGGTCTCAGCGGTCGCCGGGCTGATCTGGGCGCCGCTGGCCGCCGGGGTCGCTCTGCTGATCAACATCCCCATCCGAGGTTTCGTCGAGCGGCCCCGCCCGTTCGTCAACCACACGGGCCTCGAGGTCCTGGTGGACGGCAAGACCGACTACTCGTTCGTCAGCGACCACGCGACGATGGCGATGGCGATCGCGGCCGGACTCTTCGTCGCGCACCGCGGTTTCGGACTCGCCGCCCTCGCACTGGCGATGGCCGAGGGCTTCTGCCGGGTCTACATGGGCGTGCACTACCCGACGGACGTCGTGGGCGGCTTCGCGCTCGGTACGGCGGTGGCGCTGCTGCTGGCACCGCTCGCCCTCGCCCTGCTGACCCCCCTGGTGTCGGCGGTCGCCGGATCAGGACGCTTCGGCCGCCTCGTGCGGTCGAGGAAGGCCGGGGCCGGTGGGCCGTCACCCGAGGCGGTGGGCATCCCCGAGCCGCGCACCGCAGGCACGGGGGACGACGAGAGCGACCTGGCGGCCTGA
- a CDS encoding FAD-binding oxidoreductase — MDRRALLTTVVAVAATACTGKDRDPGGATGKRTEAPSRGTASASSAPPDWGALARGLEGQLVRPGDADYPSARQLYNTRFDALRPAAVAYVAGEDDVKECLAYAKAHGTPVSIRNGGHSYGGWSSGNGHLVIDVSSLDRIGADGTIGAGAKLIDVYNTLARDGRTIPAGSCPTVGVSGLVLGGGHGVASRAYGLTCDSLTSARIVTADGRVLTASAQENKDLFWALRGAGNGNFGVVTGFTFRTHPAPRTVSAFLNWPWRKADRVIAAWQRWGPDQPDEIWSSLHLAAGPGGSAPTLSVSAFTLGAESDLRNALDRLADLVGSSASSVALRPRSYRDAMLAYAGCLSFTEAQCHLPGTTPGRSPQGALQRETYASASDFYDRDIDAAGRRALIAATEAFTRIPAAEGGGCSIALTALGGAVNRVDPLATAFVHRRSRMLAQYIGAWRAGTAGTAQQTWLKDTHAAMRRHASGAAYQNYADPTLRNWREAYYGPAADRLTRLKRQYDPDRLFAHHPQAL; from the coding sequence ATGGACCGGCGCGCGCTGCTCACCACTGTTGTCGCTGTTGCCGCGACCGCCTGCACGGGCAAGGACCGTGACCCCGGCGGCGCGACGGGCAAGCGCACCGAAGCTCCTTCGCGCGGCACCGCGTCCGCGTCCTCCGCGCCGCCCGACTGGGGCGCCCTGGCCCGCGGGCTCGAGGGACAGCTCGTCCGGCCCGGCGACGCCGACTACCCGAGCGCGCGACAGCTCTACAACACCCGCTTCGACGCGCTGAGGCCCGCAGCCGTGGCGTATGTCGCGGGCGAGGACGACGTCAAGGAGTGCCTGGCGTACGCGAAGGCCCACGGCACCCCGGTGTCCATCCGCAACGGCGGCCACTCCTACGGCGGTTGGTCCTCCGGCAACGGCCACCTCGTCATCGACGTCTCCTCCCTCGACCGGATCGGCGCCGACGGCACCATCGGCGCCGGCGCCAAACTGATCGACGTCTACAACACTCTCGCCCGCGACGGCCGCACCATCCCGGCCGGCTCCTGCCCCACGGTCGGCGTCTCGGGCCTGGTCCTCGGTGGCGGCCATGGCGTCGCCTCGCGCGCCTACGGTCTGACCTGCGACAGCCTGACCTCCGCGAGGATCGTCACCGCCGACGGGCGGGTGCTGACGGCGAGCGCGCAGGAGAACAAGGACCTCTTCTGGGCGCTGCGTGGCGCGGGAAACGGCAACTTCGGCGTCGTGACGGGGTTCACGTTCCGTACGCATCCGGCGCCGCGGACCGTCAGCGCCTTTCTCAACTGGCCGTGGCGCAAGGCCGACAGAGTGATCGCCGCCTGGCAGCGCTGGGGTCCCGACCAGCCGGACGAGATCTGGTCCTCTCTGCATCTCGCCGCGGGCCCCGGCGGCTCCGCCCCCACCCTGTCCGTATCTGCTTTCACGCTCGGCGCCGAGAGCGACCTGCGCAACGCGCTCGACCGGCTCGCCGACCTGGTGGGTTCCTCCGCCTCGTCGGTGGCGCTGCGCCCGCGCAGCTACCGGGACGCGATGCTCGCCTACGCGGGCTGCCTGTCGTTCACCGAGGCACAGTGCCATCTGCCGGGCACCACCCCCGGCCGCTCGCCGCAGGGTGCGCTGCAGCGCGAGACATACGCCTCCGCCTCCGACTTCTACGACCGTGACATCGACGCGGCCGGGCGGCGGGCGCTGATCGCCGCAACCGAGGCGTTCACCAGGATCCCGGCGGCCGAGGGCGGCGGCTGTTCGATCGCGCTGACCGCGCTCGGCGGTGCGGTGAACCGGGTGGACCCGCTGGCGACGGCATTCGTGCACCGCCGCTCCCGGATGCTCGCCCAGTACATCGGTGCCTGGCGGGCGGGCACCGCCGGCACCGCCCAGCAGACCTGGCTGAAAGACACCCACGCGGCGATGCGGCGGCACGCGTCCGGGGCCGCGTACCAGAACTACGCGGATCCGACGCTGCGCAACTGGCGCGAGGCCTACTACGGCCCGGCGGCGGACCGGCTGACGCGGCTGAAGCGGCAGTACGACCCGGACCGTCTGTTCGCCCACCACCCGCAGGCCCTGTAG
- a CDS encoding metal-sensitive transcriptional regulator — MTTTEAAGPPVTDHGDGHDAATHGYHKQKDEHLKRLRRIEGQIRGLQRMVDEDVYCIDILTQVSASTKALQSFALQLLEEHLRHCVADAAMKGGEEVDAKVEEATKAIARLLRT; from the coding sequence ATGACGACCACTGAGGCGGCCGGCCCCCCGGTCACCGACCACGGCGACGGTCACGACGCGGCGACACACGGCTACCACAAGCAGAAGGACGAGCACCTCAAGCGCCTTCGGCGGATCGAAGGCCAGATCCGCGGCCTGCAGCGGATGGTCGACGAGGACGTGTACTGCATCGACATACTCACCCAGGTCTCGGCCTCCACGAAGGCCCTGCAGTCCTTCGCGCTCCAGCTGCTCGAGGAGCATCTGCGGCACTGTGTGGCGGACGCGGCGATGAAGGGCGGCGAAGAGGTCGACGCCAAGGTGGAAGAAGCGACGAAGGCGATCGCGCGCCTGCTGCGCACCTGA
- a CDS encoding DUF47 domain-containing protein, protein MRFRLTPRETSFYDMFAASADNIVTGSRLLMELLGADTSGRAEIAERMRAAEHAGDDATHAIFHQLNSSFITPFDREDIYALASSLDDIMDFMEEAVDLVVLYNVEELPKGVEQQIEVLARAAELTAEAMPHLRTMENLTEYWIEVNRLENQADQIHRKLLAHLFNGKYDAIEVLKLKQIVDVLEEAADAFEHVANTVETIAVKES, encoded by the coding sequence GTGCGATTTCGTCTGACCCCCAGGGAGACGAGCTTCTACGACATGTTCGCCGCGTCCGCGGACAACATCGTCACGGGCTCGAGGCTCCTGATGGAACTGCTCGGGGCGGACACGTCCGGCCGAGCAGAGATCGCCGAACGGATGCGGGCTGCGGAGCACGCCGGGGACGACGCGACCCACGCGATCTTCCACCAGCTGAACTCCTCGTTCATCACGCCCTTCGACCGCGAGGACATCTACGCCCTCGCATCGTCGCTCGACGACATCATGGACTTCATGGAGGAGGCCGTCGACCTGGTCGTCCTCTACAACGTCGAGGAACTGCCCAAGGGCGTCGAGCAGCAGATCGAGGTGCTGGCCCGGGCGGCCGAGCTGACGGCCGAGGCGATGCCGCATCTGCGCACCATGGAGAACCTCACGGAGTACTGGATCGAGGTCAACCGGCTCGAGAACCAGGCCGACCAGATCCACCGCAAGCTCCTCGCACACCTCTTCAACGGCAAGTACGACGCCATCGAGGTGCTCAAGCTGAAGCAGATCGTGGATGTGCTGGAAGAGGCCGCTGACGCCTTCGAGCATGTGGCGAACACTGTGGAGACCATCGCGGTCAAGGAGTCCTGA
- a CDS encoding inorganic phosphate transporter: MDTFALVVTIGVALFFTYTNGFHDSANAIATSVSTRALTPRVALAMAAVMNLAGAFLGSGVAKTVSEGLIETPKGDRGMGILFAALLGAIVWNLVTWYFGLPSSSSHALFGGMVGAALAGGTEVIWSGVLDKVVIPMFISPVVGLCVGYLVMCAIMWIFRRSNPHKAKRGFRIAQTVSAAGMALGHGLQDAQKTMGIVVMALVIADVEDFGDPIPVWVKIACAVMLSLGTYAGGWRIMRTLGRKIIELDPPQGFAAETTGASIMFGSAFLFHAPISTTHVITSAIMGVGATKRVNAVRWGVAKNIVLGWFITMPAAALAAALSYGIVHLIFA; the protein is encoded by the coding sequence GTGGACACCTTTGCGCTGGTTGTGACCATCGGGGTCGCGCTCTTCTTCACGTACACCAACGGCTTCCACGACTCCGCCAACGCGATCGCCACCTCGGTGTCCACCAGGGCGCTGACCCCCCGGGTGGCGCTGGCGATGGCGGCGGTGATGAACCTCGCCGGAGCCTTCCTCGGCAGCGGCGTGGCCAAGACCGTCAGCGAGGGTCTGATCGAGACGCCCAAGGGCGACCGGGGCATGGGGATCCTCTTCGCGGCACTCCTCGGCGCGATCGTCTGGAACCTGGTCACCTGGTACTTCGGCCTGCCGTCGTCGTCCTCGCACGCGCTGTTCGGCGGCATGGTGGGCGCGGCGCTGGCGGGCGGGACCGAGGTGATCTGGTCCGGGGTGCTCGACAAGGTCGTCATCCCGATGTTCATCTCGCCGGTCGTCGGTCTCTGCGTCGGCTATCTGGTGATGTGCGCGATCATGTGGATCTTCCGCAGGTCGAATCCGCACAAGGCGAAGCGGGGTTTCCGTATCGCGCAGACGGTCTCGGCGGCGGGCATGGCCCTCGGCCACGGTCTCCAGGACGCGCAGAAGACCATGGGTATCGTGGTGATGGCGCTGGTCATCGCCGATGTCGAGGACTTCGGTGACCCGATCCCGGTGTGGGTGAAGATCGCCTGCGCGGTGATGCTGTCGCTCGGTACGTACGCGGGTGGCTGGCGCATCATGCGTACGCTCGGCCGCAAGATCATCGAGCTGGACCCGCCGCAGGGGTTCGCGGCGGAGACGACGGGGGCGTCGATCATGTTCGGTTCGGCGTTCCTGTTCCACGCGCCGATCTCGACGACACATGTGATCACCTCCGCGATCATGGGTGTCGGGGCGACCAAGCGGGTGAACGCGGTGCGGTGGGGTGTCGCGAAGAACATCGTGCTCGGGTGGTTCATCACCATGCCGGCGGCGGCGCTGGCCGCGGCACTGAGCTACGGGATCGTGCACCTGATCTTCGCCTGA
- the pstB gene encoding phosphate ABC transporter ATP-binding protein PstB codes for MAKRIDVSGLTAYYGTHKAIEDISMTVEPRSVTAFIGPSGCGKSTFLRTLNRMHEVTPGGRVEGKVLLDDENLYGSGVDPVAVRRTVGMVFQRPNPFPTMSIFDNVAAGLRLNGSYKKNELANVVEKSLKGANLWNEVKDRLNKPGSGLSGGQQQRLCIARAIAVEPDVLLMDEPCSALDPISTLAIEDLIGELKERFTIVIVTHNMQQAARVSDRTAFFNLSAVGQPGKLIEIDETERIFANPSVQATEDYISGRFG; via the coding sequence ATGGCCAAGCGAATCGACGTCAGCGGCCTGACCGCCTACTACGGCACCCACAAGGCCATCGAGGACATCTCGATGACCGTTGAGCCCCGCTCCGTGACGGCCTTCATCGGCCCCTCCGGCTGCGGAAAGTCCACCTTCCTGCGCACCCTGAACCGCATGCACGAGGTCACTCCCGGTGGCCGCGTCGAGGGCAAGGTGCTGCTGGACGACGAGAACCTGTACGGGTCGGGCGTGGACCCCGTCGCCGTGCGCCGTACGGTCGGCATGGTCTTCCAGCGCCCGAACCCGTTCCCGACCATGTCGATCTTCGACAACGTCGCGGCGGGCCTGCGTCTGAACGGCTCGTACAAGAAGAACGAGCTGGCGAATGTCGTCGAGAAGTCCCTCAAGGGCGCGAACCTCTGGAACGAGGTCAAGGACCGCCTCAACAAGCCCGGCTCCGGCCTGTCCGGTGGTCAGCAGCAGCGTCTGTGCATCGCCCGCGCGATCGCGGTCGAGCCCGACGTCCTGCTGATGGACGAGCCCTGCTCGGCGCTGGACCCGATCTCCACGCTGGCGATCGAGGACCTGATCGGCGAGCTGAAGGAGCGGTTCACGATCGTCATCGTGACGCACAACATGCAGCAGGCGGCCCGCGTCTCGGACCGTACGGCCTTCTTCAACCTGTCCGCGGTCGGCCAGCCCGGCAAGCTGATCGAGATCGACGAGACCGAGCGCATCTTCGCCAACCCGTCGGTCCAGGCGACCGAGGACTACATCTCGGGACGCTTCGGATGA